Genomic DNA from Haloarcula marina:
TGCCGCCGATGATGAGTGCTTCCATGGTCGTGCCTCTCGGGCGGGACCTGTATAGTTGTGGGACGGGTCCGGGCGTAACGATTTTCACGCCGTTCGGCGTGGTTCGACTCGAGACATGACCGAGTACGAAGTCGTCATCATCGGTGCGGGACCGGACCCGTCGAACCCCTCTGTCGACGGGTTCGCGATGGGGTATCGACACGCCGAAGCGTTCGAGAACGACGGCCGGTGCGAGGTGGTCGGCGTCGCGGACATCGTTCCCGAGAACGGGGCCGCCTTCGCGGCGACGTTCGACCTGCCCGAGTCGGCCGTCTACGAGGAGTACGAGACGATGCTGGCCGAACTGGACCCCGACATCGCCACGGTCGCGGTGCCGCCAGCGGTCCACCACGACGTGGTCGTCGGCTGTGCCCGGAGCGATACCGTCGACGCAATCCACTGCGAGAAACCGATGGCGACCAGTTGGGGCGACGCCCAGACGATGGTCCAAGGGTGCTGGCGGCGCGACGTGCAACTCACCTTCAACCGCCAGCGCCGCTTCGGCAAGCCGTTCGTCGAGGCGAAGCGACTGCTCGACGACGGGGAAATCGGCGACTTGCGCCGGGTCGAGATTACGTGGGGCGACTTCTACGACACCGGCGCGCACACCGTCGACTTGGCGGGGATGTTCAACGACGAACGCCCCGCGGAGTGGGTGCTGGCCGCCCTCGATTACCGCGAGGAGGACGTACGCTTTGGCACCCATCAGGAGAACCAGATGTGGGCGCAGTGGCGCTACGACAACGGCGTCTACGGCACGCTCTCGGGCGGGACGGGGAGCGACTTCGCCGACGCCGCGTTCGTCCTCCGGGGCACGACCGGCGAGATACGCATCGACGTGGCCGACGGGCCGATGCTCGAAGTCGTCCACGGCGGGGACCGCGAGGCCATCGACGTGAACGGCGAGACGATGCACGCCACCGGGTCCGAAACCGACCGGTTCGGGTCGGCCTTTCAGGACCGGGCGGCGAGCGAAGTTGTCGATGCGCTCGACGAGGGCCGGGAACCGGTCCTCAGCGGACGGCGCGGCCTCAACACGGCCGAGATACTGTTCGCGGGCTACGAGTCTGCCCGACGAACCGGGCGGGTCGACCTCCCCGCAGAAATCGAGGGGCATCCGCTCGAAGAGATGGTCGCGTCGGGGCGGTTGACGCCGGAATCCGTCGAGGAGTAAGCACGGCTGCGCGGTTTTACACGGTGAAAGGGCGAACGCGCCCCGAAGAACGCGCGTTCAGTCGTCCAGCGGCGCGCTGTCCCAGTACTCGTGGTCCGGTTGGGTCCGGAAGCACGCGGTGCGGTGCTCGTTCGTCTCGCCCGTGAGGGCGGGACAGGACTCGCGACACGCCTCTCGCGCCTCCGGACAGCGCGTGTGGAACCGACACCCGCTCGGCGGATTGACCGGGTCGGGGATGTCGATTTTCCGCATCGGCGGTTCGCTCGCGCCCGCCGAGTGGAGCGCGAGGTCCGGCGTCGCCCACCGAAGCACGTTCGTGTACGGATGGCCGGGGTCCTCGATGAGTTGCTCCGCCGGACCGACTTCGACGAGTTCGCCCAGGTACATCACGCCGATGCGACCGTTCCCGTGCTCGGCGAAGTACCGCGCGTTCGAGAGGTCGTGGGAGATGAACACGAACGAGGTGTCGAAGTCGTCCTGCAAGTCGAGCATGAGGTCCATCATCTCGACGCGGAGCGACACGTCCAGCGCGCTGATGGCCTCGTCCGCGAGGATGAGGTCCGGGTTCATCAGCAGGGCGCGCGACAGCGCCACGCGCTGTTGCTCCCCGCCGCTGAGTTGGTGGGGATACCGGTCGGCGAAGTCCGCGGCCGGGTTCATCCCGACGCGTTCGAGCAGCGAGTAGATGCGCTCGCGACGCTCGCTGAGGCCCACGTCCGGGTGAGTGAGTTTGATGGGTTGGGCGAGGATGTCGACGATGCGCTGGTTCGGGTTCAGCGAACTCCCGGGGTCCTGATGGATTATCTGGAGCGACGAGCGAATCTCGTCGAACGGGATGTCCACGTCGCCGCGGCCGTCCTTGGCCGCCCAGATGTCCTGTCCGCGGTAGCGGACGGTGCCGCCGGTGGGTCGCTGGAGTCCGATGCTTGTCTTCCCGAGCGTCGATTTCCCACACCCGCTCTCACCGACGAGGGCGAGCACGTCGTTCTCCTCGATGTCGAGCGAGATACCGTCGACGGCCCTGACGGTGTCCGGTTCCTCGAAGAAGTCGAGCAGTCCTTGGTCCTCCTCGAAGTGGACTTCGACGTCCTCCAGCGAGATGAGCGGTGCGTCGTCCCCTGTCGTCGCGTCGGCGACGTGGTCGGTCTGACTCATTGTTCGTCCTCCGTCGCGACGCCGACCGCGTCGGCGTCGATTGCCTCGAAGTTCAGTTCGATGGTCTCGCGCGCCTGCTCCCAGTGGTGGCAGGCCGTGCTGTGACCCTCGCCCGTCGCGTAGAACTCTGGGTCGACCTCGCGGCACTCGTCGGTCGCCAGCGGACAGCGCGGCGCGTACGAACAGCCAGACGGCACGTTGATCGGCGCGGGGCTCTGTCCCTCGATGGCGCGCATCTCTTCGAGCGGCGCGTCGAGGTTCGGCGTCGAGTTGAGCAGGGCACGCGTGTACGGGTGCCCGGAGTTGCCGATGAGTTGGTCCCGCGGCGCGACTTCGATGAGGTCGAAGGCGTACATCACGGCCATCCGGTCGGCCAGCGCGGCCACCAGCGGCAGGTCGTGCGTGATGAACACCATCGTCAGGTCGTACTTCTCCTGTAGCTCCTGGAGGAGCATCAGGATGGACCGCTGCATCAGCAGGTCCAGCGCCGCCGTCGGTTCGTCCATCACGAGGACGTTCGGTTCGAGGATGAGCGAGAGCGCGATGAGCGCGCGCTGTTGCATCCCACCCGAGAGTTCGTGCGGGTACGAGTCCAGCACGCGGTCGGGGTCGAGATACAGGTCAGAGAGGAGTTCGCGGGCGAACTCCATCCCTTCGGTCACGTTGGCGTCGTGGGCCTTCAGCGTCTCCTCGAAGTGCCCGCCGATTTTCATCGTGGGGTTGAACGAACTCATCGCCCCCTGGAACACCATCGCAACCTCCTCCCAGCGGAACTGTCGGAGTTCCTCGTCGCTGAGTTCCAGCACGTCGATGGTCGTCCCGTCGTCCTTGTGGTAGAGGATTTCGCCGGAGAGGCGGCCGGGGTCGGGAATCGCGTCGAGCATCGCCGACGCGAACATCGACTTGCCGCTGCCGCTCTCGCCGACGACGCCGACCACTTCGCCGCGCTCGACGGCCATGCTCACGTCGTCTAAGACGAACGTCTCGCCGCCGTCGTACGTGACCTTGGCGTTGCGCATCTCGATGATGGGGTCGGTCGCTTCCGTCGGGTCGCCGTGTCGCTGTGTCGTCGTCGCGTCTGGAGTCATCTAGAGCACCTCCGTCACGGTGGCGTCCTCGTCGTCGCTGGCCGTCGATTTGGACTCGCCAGCCATCCGGGTTCGGACCCGGGGGTTGAACACGCGGTCCATCCCCTGTCCGAGGAGGATGAGGCCGAGCGAGAGGCCCATGATGGCGACCATCGGGGCCAACAGCCAGTGGGCCGCGCTCCACGAGAACAGCGCGCCGCCGCTGTACGCGAAGTTCAGCGTCACGCCCCAGTTCTGCGTCGAGTAGGGGAGGACGCCGAGGAAGTACAGGCCGACCGAGGCGAACATGACGTAGCGCGCGGCGAACACGAAGTTGACCGTCACGTACGGCATGAGGTTCGGGATGATGTCCTTCGCGATGATGCGGGGCGTGCTGACGCCCATCGTCCGGGACGCCTCGACGTAGTCGTTCTCGCGTATGGTGAGAACCTGCGAGCGGAGCGACCGGCCGAGACCGGCCCAGTAGCTGATGTTGATGATGACGCCCAGCAGGATGGGGTTCTCGGGGTTCAGCGTCACCGCGAGGATGATGACGAGCGGGAGGCCCGGAATCGCCATCACGAGGTCCGAGAAGGACATCAGCGTCCGGTCGACGCGGCCGCCCTTGTACCCCGCGAGCGTCCCGATGGCGACGGCGATACCCGTCGCCCAGACCGCACCGGCCGTAATCATCAGCAGGATGGCCGGGGTCGAGTGGATGATGAGCGCGGCGAGGTCGACCCCCGAGGCGGTGGTGCCGAGGGGGTACTTCATATTCTCGAACAGCATCAGATAGCGCGGCGCTTGGCTGGTCGACGGTTCGCGCCAGAGGCCCAGCACCGCGACGAGCGCCATCAGCAGGTAGAACCCGATGATGAGGAACCCGATGCGGGTCCGCCAGTCGGCCCACGCGACCAGTAGCGGGGTCCGAATCTGCTCTTCGTACACCTCGCGGAGTCGCTCGCCCGTCGACATGTCGGGTGCCGACGTGCTCTCGCTCCGCCAGTCGACGCCCGTGCTGTCCGTCTCAGTATGCTTCATCTGATTCACCTGCGCTGATTCGCGGATCGATTTTGCTGTAGGTCAGGTCGGCGACGTAGACGCCCAGCACCAGCGCCACGGTGATGACGAGGAACGTCCCCATCATCAGTGGGTAGTCGTTGGCGTTCAGCGCCGAAATCATGTAGTAGCCGAGGCCGGTGTAGGAGAATATCTGCTCTAGGATGACGGTTCCGCCGAGGCGGAAGCCGAGCAGGAGCAGGAACCCCGTGTACATCGGCAGGATGGCGTTCCGGGCGACGTACCGGGTCGCGATACGGCGGTCCGCGAGGCCGCGGAGCCGAGCCACCTGCACGTAGTCGTTCCCGAGCACCTGGATGCTGTTGCCACGCATCGCGAGCGCCTGTCCACCGATGGCACCGATGGTGTACGAGAAGATGGGAAGCACGCTATGTTTCAGCGCGCTGACGATGAACGGGATGCCGAGTTCTCGCTCGACGCCGTTCGCGACAGTCCCCGCCGTCGGGAGCCACCCGAACTGGTAGGCGAAGACGTACAGCGCGATGACGGCGACGACGTAGAACGGGAGCGACATCAGCGAAATCGAGACGCCGGAGACCACCTGGTCGAACCGGCTCCCCTCCCAGTAGGCCTGCAGCGACCCGAGGAAGATGCCGACCGCGAAGACGAGTATCGTCGAGACGAGCACGACGAAAATCGTCCACGGCGCCGCGCTGGCGAGCACCGACACGACAGGCTCACCGAGCGAGATGGACTCCCCGAGGTTCCCCTGAAAGAGCGCGAGCATGTAGTCGATGTACTGCCGCCACAGGGGCGCGTCGGGCTGGATGTTCTGCAGGTTCGCGATTCTCGCGTCGACTTCGTCGGCTGGCACTCCCTGCCGGAGCAGTTGGGCGCGTAACAGCGTGAACGGGCCGCCGGGGAGCAACCGGACCAGACCGAAGGTCAGCGACGCCACGAGGAATATCGTGACGAACACTCTGGCGGTCCGGCGCACGTAGTAGTTGACCATTGCGTACTTCCTCTGGTGGTGTTATTCTTTGGCGCTGAGCTTGCCCTGCTTGGGGAGCCAGTGGGAGGGCCACTTGACGCCGCGGGCCGGGTCGTCTTCGGACGCAACGTCCCACTCGGCGTCGGTGAGCCACGACTGGTCGAGTTTGCCGACCAGGCCCAGCACCGGGAGGTTCTGGTTGTGGTGCCACGCGACGCGCTGGACCGTCTCGGCGACCTGTCCCTGGTCCTGGGTCGTCGCGACGCTCTGAATCTCTTCGAGCGGGTTCAGCGTCATCTGGCCCGAGCCGTCCATCGCGGGGACGGTCTTCTGGCCCTCGGTGAAGTTGTGCCCACCGTTGATGTCGGGAATCTTCATCTGCCAGCGCAGCGGGAAGTACGGGAACGACGAGCGAGCGCCGCCCGGCAGCCAGTACAGCGCGCCCATCTTGAAGTTGGACTCGATGTAGGCGCTGAAGTAGTCGCCGCCCGGCAGGGAGTTGATTTCGAAGTCGAAGCCGAAGGAGTTCAGTTGGTCGACGACGGTGTTGGTCGCCGTCGTCCAGTCGGTCCATCCGGCCGGGGTGATGTAGCTGCCGCCAAGCGTGTTGCCGTTGCTGTCCTGCCACTTGCCGCCGGACTTCGAGTAGCCCGCCTCGCGGAGCAGCGACGCCGCCTTCTCGGACTGGGTGGCGTCCATGCCGTAGCTCTCGAAGTTGCTGTAGGCGTCACCGAGCCACGACTCCTGGTCGGCCGGGGCGATACCGGTGACCTTCGGTGCGGGGTCTTTCGTGCGCGGGCCAGCGTTGTCGGCCACCTGCTGGCGGTTGATGACGTGGGCGACGGCCTGTCGGACCTTCCGCTTCCCGAAGTCCTTATCGCCGTGGTTGAACAGGACACCGTAGCCCCACTTCGCCGGAAGCGGTATCTCCTCGACGCGGTCGGGGAAGTTCGCGACGATTTTCGGCGGGGCGAACAGCGTCGTAACGACGTCGAGTTCGCCGCCCATCAGGCCCTGCTGGAGCGCGGTGTTGTCCTGTCGGCTCAGCAGTTCGAGCGTGCTGAAGTTGATGTTGTCCGCGTTGTAGAACTCGCTGTTGCGCGAGAGCGTCCACGCCTGGTCGTTTTTCCCCTCGTAGCTGAACGGTCCGTTTCCGTGGATGTCTTCTTCCCACTGGAACTGCTGGATGGCCGCCGCGTCCTTATCGAGGAACTCGTTGAAGACGGGCTGGTAGCCGTGAATCCGGAGGTCGCCGTTGGCGAGTGTGTGCTTGATAATCTCCGGGTTCGACGGCCGCTTGAGGTTGATGACGACCGTCTTGTCGTCCTCGCCCTGTTCGACGCTGTCGGCGAAGTCCCACAGAGTCGCGCCGGTCTTTTTCATCAGCTTGAACTGCGTGATGACGTCGCCCGCGGTGACGGGGTCGCCGGTGTCCCACGTCAGGTCGTCGCGCAGGGTCAGGGTGACTGTCTGTCCCTCGATGTTCCAGCTCTCGAGGCCCGCCATCTCGAACTCCTGCGTCGAGAAGTTGTAGGCGGCGAAGCGCTCGAAGAGGTGGTTTCCGGCGATGTAGTCGTAGTTCTGCGTCGCCATCGGATTGAGGTGCATGTTCGCCGGCACGCCCTCGTTCGTGGCACCGGTCAGCGTCGCGTTGAGGACCTGCGACCCGCTCTCGCCGCCGCTGTCGGTCGAGGCGTCGCCGTCCCCCTCGCCGTCGGTGGCTCCGCCGTCGCCGCCGTCGCCGCCGCCACACCCGGCGAGGGCTGCGGCACCGGAGACACCGGTCAGTTTCACGAAGTTCCGTCGGCTAATCAGGTCGCGATAGTCATCAGTAGCTTGTGACATGGCGTACAATGAGACGAGTCCGCTAACCAGTATTAAACATTTTGGTCAATCATCGACATTGTCCCCGATTAGGGCCGGTTTCTCCAATCTGGGCGGGGGTGATACCCCGCTCGGACGCGACTGAGATGCCGGTCTGCGCCGAGGCGCGGACCAGCGAAAGAATTATCATTCGGTATTCGTTACCACAGGCAATGCGCTCTGACGATTCGAGGGGGCTCTCTCGCCGTAGCTTCGTCCGTGCGGCCGTGGCTATCGGCGGGACGAGCGCCCTCTCGGCGTGTCTCGAAAGTGAACAGGAGAAACTCGACGGCGAGCAACGAACGGAGACGGCGACCGATTCGGGGCCGCAGTTCCCGCGCGGGGACGTCGACGCCGTCCCGAACGGCCAGCACCGGTGGGGCGAATATCTCGTCCGCGACGCACACGGGAACACGGTCCCCCCGCAGCAACTCGTCGTGGTCGGCCTCTCCTACGAGGGGTCGGCCCCGCCGACGGCCGACGAACGCGAACAGGTGGAAAACGCGCTGCGAACGCTCGACCGCGCGTTCCAGTGGGGAACCGGCGGCAACGCCGGGGCGGCGTTCCACCGCGGCCTCCTCTACATGCTCGGCTACGCGCCGCGGTACTTCGAGCAGGTCGGGGACGTTCCCGAGGGACTGGCGACGCCGGAGTCCGTTCTCGACGCGGTCGGTGAAGACCCCGCACACGCCGACGGCTACGACGCGGTGCTGGTGCTGACCAGCGACATCGGGTCGGTCGTCCTCTCGGCGGAGGCGGCGCTGTTCGGCGAACTCGACGAGGTCAACGGCCTCCCGGTCGAGGGGACGTTCGAGGGCGTCTTCTCGAAGGCCGGTCGTCACACCGGCTACGTCGGGAAGGGTCTGCCCGCAGACAAACTCGACAACGACGACATCCCCGAGGACGCCCCGCTGTCGATGGGCTTCAAGTCGGGCTTTCGGGACAACCTCCCGAGCGAGGACCGCGTCACCATCGACGACGGTCCCATGGCGGGCGGGACGACCATCGCGTCCTCGACACTCCGTATCGACTTGGACCGGTGGTACGACCAGAGTCACGAGGCGCGAACCGAGGAGATGTTCTGCCCGGCCCACAGTTCCGACGACGTGGGTCCCGTCGGCGAGAAACTCGGCAGTGACAGCGGTATCACCGAGGAGGACGCCGAGCGCGTCGACGCCGACGCCGAGGCGCACGGCCGCGTGGGTCACACGCAGAAGGTGGCCCGCGCCCGCGACGACGACTTCGAGACGCGCATCCTCCGCCGCACCGAGGGCGTCGCCGACACCGTCCACGACGGCGCGGGGTTCCAGTTCAACGCGATTCAGGAGACGATGCAGGACTTCGTGGAGACGCGCAAGGCGATGAACGTCGACGAGTACGACCACGACGTGCCCGCCGAGGAACACGGCATCGTCGACTACTTGGAGACGCTCCGCCGCGGGGCCTATCTCGCACCGCCCCGCGAGAAATGGGCGCTCCCGGTGGTCTGACGATGCGGAGAGGCACACTCGCGGTCGCAGTTGCGGCGCTCCTCGTCCTCGCTGGGTGCTCGGCGGGCGGCGCGTTCGGTCCCAACACGTCGGACCGGGACGCACCCCGTCTCCAGTTCGAGAACGCGACGGCCGCGTCGGGCCTCCAGTACGAGGCGAGCGGAAGCGGCGTGGGAAGCGGCAACTCCGGGGTGTACGCCGCCGACGTGAACAACGACTCGTGGACGGACGTGCTCGCCGTCGGCGGGGCGGGACCGACGCTGTTCGAGAATCGGGAGGGTGAGTTCGCCCGGAGCGACGCGCTCCCGCCGGTGGAGGGCAAGGTCAAGAGCGCGGCGTTCGTCGACGTGGAACGCGACGGCTACCCCGACCTGTTCCTGTTCACCCGGGACGGCGCGGTCCACGCGTTCCACAACGACGACGGGACCTTCGAACGGACCGACTACGGTCTCGGGAACCTCACCTACCCGCTGGGCGCGACGGCCGCCGACTACGACGGCGACGGGGACACCGACCTGTTCGTCTACCAGTCCGGGCCGTGGCGAGACCGCAAGCCAGCGGGCTACTTCAACCTCGAAACGACCATCGACGCGGACAACGGGAACCGGAACTACCTCTACGAGAACGTCGGCGGCGAGTTCCGCCGGGTCGAGAGCGACGACATCGGGGGCAACCACTGGAGCCTCGCGGCCAGTTTCGCCGACCTCACCGGCGACGGCCGCCCGGACATCCACGTCGCCAACGACTACAACAACGACACGCTGTACGTCAACCGCGGCGACGGCACTTTCGAACAGCGCTCGCTCGGCGGGTCGACGGCCCGCAACGGGATGGCCTCCGAAGTCGCGGACGTGACCGGCGACGGCCGTCCCGACGTGTTCGTCTCGAACATTTGGTTCCCCGACCTGCAAGCGAACATGGACCAGGAGCGCTACGACCGCCTGAAACGCTTACTGGAGTTCGTCATCCACTCCAGTCGGACGCAGGGCAACACGCTCCTCGTCAACGGCGGGGATGGAAGCTTCGAGGACCGCGCCGACGACCTCGGCGTTCGCCACGGCGGGTGGGGATGGGCCGCCAGCGCGACCGACTTCGACAACGACGGCGACCGCGACCTCGTCCACACGACCCAACACGTCGTCCGCGTCAACCGGACCGACCCCGTCTACACATACCCGATGGTGTTCCAGTCGAACCGCGCGTCGGGCGAGGACGGATTCGTCCGCGTGAACAAGACCCGTAACGGGATGGAAGAGACCGACGGGCGAGGGCTGGCGACGCTCGACTACGACCACGACGGCGCGCAGGAACTCGTCGTCGCCGTCTACGACGCCCCGTTCGTCGTCTACGACAACGCGGCCGCCGACGGCAACAGCCTCCAGTTCCGCGCCGTCGACGAGCACGGCGCGACGGCGCTCGGCGCCGTCGTTACCGTCACGGCCGGTGACACCGAACAGGTGGTCGCACAGACGGCCAACGTCGACTACCTCTCGCAGGACTCCCGCGTCGAACACGTCGGTCTCGGCGACCACGAGACTGCGACCGTCCACGTCCGGTGGCCCGACGGCACCGAACGGCAGTTCGAGGACGTGTCGGCGAACCAGCGGCTTCGTCTGACCAAGGACGGCGTCGTCGTCACGGCGCGGACCGAGTAGCGGGACTCGGTTTTCACACCATCCAAAATTATAAATAGCCGTGGTAGAATCGTTCTCACCATGCAGTCAAGAGGCGAGCAACCACTGTATAGAGACGACACTGTCTCCACCTCGAAACGCGTCGCTGACCTCCTCGAACGAATGACGCTCGAAGAGAAGGTCGGGCAGTTGGTGGGGACGTGGGCGGGCCACCTCAGCGAGTTCAAGGACATCGACGACGTGGCCGACGAAATCCGCGAGCACAACGTCGGCGCCGTCGCCTCGTTCGGGTGGGGCGGCGCGGTGGACATGCGACTCGACGACATCGTCGAACACGTAAACCGCCTGCAGGAAGTCGCCCTCTCGGAGACCCGCCTCGGGATTCCGCTGTTGTTCAACGTCGACGCCGTCCACGGCCACGCCTACGTCGCGGAGGGCACGGCCTTTCCCAACGGCCTCGGGGCCGCGGCGACGTGGGACGTAGACGGCGTCGAGCGAGCGGCGGGCATCACGGCGACGGAGGTACGCCGAAGCGGCGCCCACCAGAACTACTCGCCGACCTGCGACGTGGCCCGCGACCCCCGGTGGGGCCGCACCTTCGAGACGTTCGGCGAGAGCCCCTACCTCTGTGCGAAACTGGCGGCCGCGAAAGTCCGCGGGTATCAGGGCGACGGCATCGAGGATTCGTCGTCCGTCGTCGCGACGGCGAAGCACTTCCCGGCCTACAGCGAACCCGAACGCGGCGAGGACGCCGCGCCCGTCGAAGTCTCCGACTATCTCCTCCGCAACGTCTTCCTCCCGTCGTTCCTCGACGTTCTCGACGAGGACGTCGAGTCGGTGATGCCCTCCTACAACGCCATCGACGGCGAACCGTCCCACGGGTCGCGGCGCTACCTGACGGACCTGCTCCGCGGGACCCTCGGTTTCGACGGCACCGTCGTCTCCGACTGGAACGGCGTCCGGATGCTCCACGACGACCACAAGATTACCGCCGACCACCGCGAATCGGTGCGACAGACCCGGGAGGCCGGACTCGACATCGCCTCCGTCGACGCTATCGACCACGCCGAGCACCTCGTCTCGCTGGTCGAAGACGGCGAAGTTGCCGAGGCCGTCATCGACGACAGCGTCGAGCGAATCCTCGACCAGAAGTTCCGACTCGGCCTGTTCGAGGACGCCTTCGTCGACCCGAGCGAGGCGCGAGACATCGTCGGTGCGGAGGCCCACCGCGACGCGGCCCTCGACGCGGCCCGCGACTCGATGACGCTCCTCCAGAACGAGGACCTCCTCCCGCTCTCCGACGACGCGGACGTTCTCGTCGCCGGGCCGAACGCGGACGACGTGGTTCACCAACTCGGCGGGTGGAGCGTTCCCGACGCCGAGGGGACCGACGTGGTGACAATTCGCGACGGCGTCGAGGACGCCACCTCGGGCGATGTCGTCTACGAACAGGGCGCGACGATGAACGATCCGGTCGACGTGGACGCGGCCGTCGATACCGCCACAGACGCCGACGTGGCCGTCGTCGCCCTCGGCGAACCGTGGTACCTCCACGAGTTCGGTCCGACGGTCGACACGGGGACGGAACCCGACGAGTTCCCGAACCGCCACACGCTCCACCTCCCGGACGCCCAGCGCGAACTCGTCGAAGCGATTCACGAGACGGGGACGCCCGTCGTCGGCGTGTTGGTCACCGGCCGACCGCTCGTCGTCGACTGGATGGCCGAGAACGTCCCGGCGCTCCTCATGGCGTACTACCCCGGGACGATGGGCGGGCAGGCCGTCGCCGAGACGCTGTTCGGCGAGAACGACCCGAGCGGTCGCCTCCCCATCACCATCCCGAAGTCCGAGGGTCACCTGCAGGCACGGTTCAACCACTTCCCGCACCCGACGCCGATCGGGCAGGAGGAACACCCCTCCTCGTACGACCCGCTGTTCGAGTTCGGCCACGGCCTCAGTTACGCCGAGTTCGAGTACGGCGACGTGGAACTGACCGACTCGACCATCGGCCCGCACGAGACGACGACGGTCAGAGTTCCGGTCGAGAACGTCAGCGACCGAGCGGGCACCGATGTCGTGCAGGTGTACGCTACCGACCACGCGAGTTCGCACGTTACGCCGGTCCGCGAACTCCGTGGCTTCGAGCGCGTCTCGCTCGACGGCGGTGAGACGACGACGGCAGAAATCGAACTCGACGCGGCCGAACTCGGCCGGGTCGACAGCGACGGCGTCCGCCAGACCGAGGCGGGCAGATACTCGGTCCACGTCGGCGACCAGACGGTCGAACTCTCTATCGAGACGACCTACGACTGAACCGGGTTGTCGAACGAAATCGCCTCCAGCGTTATCTTCTGCGCTTCGAGGTCCTCGAACACCGCGCCCCAACCGCCGACGACGACTTCCTCCCCGTCCGCTTCGAGCGTCACCACCGCGTACGTCGAGAGGCGTTCGAGCGACGGGGAATCGTTGCGGTACACGTTCGGGTAGTAGATGTCCGTGACCGTCCCCGTGACCGTCTGGAACTCCCTGCTGTCGACGCCGATGCCCGAGACGGTCACGACGATGTCTGCGCCGTCGTGGAACAGCGAGGTCACGTCGCGGATGAACTCCTTGAGGCTGATGTATGTCTTCGGCGTCTGCTGGTTCGCGGACAGCGGTGCCCACGAGTACCAGAGGCAGGTCTGGAAGTACCAGTGGTTGATAAACGAGAGGATGTCGTCGTGAATGAGGATGCCGTAGTTCTCCCCGGCGCGCGAGTTCGGCGCGAAGTACGTCTGACTCCGGTCGAGGATGGCGATGAACGGCCCGGGTATCTTGACGACGCGCATCTCGAGGTTCGGTTTCGAGAGGTCCCACGCCTCGCTTCGCTCGGCCAAGTCCGGTTCGTAGTAGATGGCGACGTGGACGACCACGTCGCGGTCGGCGGCCGCGTTCAGGTCGGACCGGAGCGCGTCGAACTGGTCGGCCGTCAGCGCCACCTCGACGGCCACGTCCGTCTCCCGAATCTGTGCTCGGGCGCGGTCCAGCACTGTCTCGGCGTGCTTGACGACGCCGACGCGGTGGTCGTTGAGGTCCGGTTCCTCCCACCGGTCTTCGAGTTCCTCGGCGGCGTCGGTGAACAGTTCGCCGCGTTCGCGCAGGTGCGTGAGGATGTCGACGGGGTCCGACGGTTCTGCGTGCAATCGGTCCTGGTCGATGGTCTCCACGAACCCCTTCGACTCCAGCGACCGGAGCGTATCGTACACCTGCGACGTCGGCACGTCCGACTTCTTCGCCACGTCGACGGCTGGCAGCCGTCCGTAGTCCACGAGCGCGAGGTACGCCTCCGCCTCGTAGCTAGTGAGGTCGGCGTTTTCCAGCGCCCGTTTGAGTGTGTCGCGGTCCATACACCAACGCTGGCGTCCAAGCGTATGAATGTTTACTGCACCCAGATGCCCGAT
This window encodes:
- a CDS encoding ABC transporter permease yields the protein MKHTETDSTGVDWRSESTSAPDMSTGERLREVYEEQIRTPLLVAWADWRTRIGFLIIGFYLLMALVAVLGLWREPSTSQAPRYLMLFENMKYPLGTTASGVDLAALIIHSTPAILLMITAGAVWATGIAVAIGTLAGYKGGRVDRTLMSFSDLVMAIPGLPLVIILAVTLNPENPILLGVIINISYWAGLGRSLRSQVLTIRENDYVEASRTMGVSTPRIIAKDIIPNLMPYVTVNFVFAARYVMFASVGLYFLGVLPYSTQNWGVTLNFAYSGGALFSWSAAHWLLAPMVAIMGLSLGLILLGQGMDRVFNPRVRTRMAGESKSTASDDEDATVTEVL
- a CDS encoding ABC transporter permease — encoded protein: MVNYYVRRTARVFVTIFLVASLTFGLVRLLPGGPFTLLRAQLLRQGVPADEVDARIANLQNIQPDAPLWRQYIDYMLALFQGNLGESISLGEPVVSVLASAAPWTIFVVLVSTILVFAVGIFLGSLQAYWEGSRFDQVVSGVSISLMSLPFYVVAVIALYVFAYQFGWLPTAGTVANGVERELGIPFIVSALKHSVLPIFSYTIGAIGGQALAMRGNSIQVLGNDYVQVARLRGLADRRIATRYVARNAILPMYTGFLLLLGFRLGGTVILEQIFSYTGLGYYMISALNANDYPLMMGTFLVITVALVLGVYVADLTYSKIDPRISAGESDEAY
- a CDS encoding Gfo/Idh/MocA family protein, which encodes MTEYEVVIIGAGPDPSNPSVDGFAMGYRHAEAFENDGRCEVVGVADIVPENGAAFAATFDLPESAVYEEYETMLAELDPDIATVAVPPAVHHDVVVGCARSDTVDAIHCEKPMATSWGDAQTMVQGCWRRDVQLTFNRQRRFGKPFVEAKRLLDDGEIGDLRRVEITWGDFYDTGAHTVDLAGMFNDERPAEWVLAALDYREEDVRFGTHQENQMWAQWRYDNGVYGTLSGGTGSDFADAAFVLRGTTGEIRIDVADGPMLEVVHGGDREAIDVNGETMHATGSETDRFGSAFQDRAASEVVDALDEGREPVLSGRRGLNTAEILFAGYESARRTGRVDLPAEIEGHPLEEMVASGRLTPESVEE
- a CDS encoding oligopeptide/dipeptide ABC transporter ATP-binding protein, whose product is MSQTDHVADATTGDDAPLISLEDVEVHFEEDQGLLDFFEEPDTVRAVDGISLDIEENDVLALVGESGCGKSTLGKTSIGLQRPTGGTVRYRGQDIWAAKDGRGDVDIPFDEIRSSLQIIHQDPGSSLNPNQRIVDILAQPIKLTHPDVGLSERRERIYSLLERVGMNPAADFADRYPHQLSGGEQQRVALSRALLMNPDLILADEAISALDVSLRVEMMDLMLDLQDDFDTSFVFISHDLSNARYFAEHGNGRIGVMYLGELVEVGPAEQLIEDPGHPYTNVLRWATPDLALHSAGASEPPMRKIDIPDPVNPPSGCRFHTRCPEAREACRESCPALTGETNEHRTACFRTQPDHEYWDSAPLDD
- a CDS encoding ABC transporter ATP-binding protein, whose translation is MTPDATTTQRHGDPTEATDPIIEMRNAKVTYDGGETFVLDDVSMAVERGEVVGVVGESGSGKSMFASAMLDAIPDPGRLSGEILYHKDDGTTIDVLELSDEELRQFRWEEVAMVFQGAMSSFNPTMKIGGHFEETLKAHDANVTEGMEFARELLSDLYLDPDRVLDSYPHELSGGMQQRALIALSLILEPNVLVMDEPTAALDLLMQRSILMLLQELQEKYDLTMVFITHDLPLVAALADRMAVMYAFDLIEVAPRDQLIGNSGHPYTRALLNSTPNLDAPLEEMRAIEGQSPAPINVPSGCSYAPRCPLATDECREVDPEFYATGEGHSTACHHWEQARETIELNFEAIDADAVGVATEDEQ